The following coding sequences are from one Ursus arctos isolate Adak ecotype North America unplaced genomic scaffold, UrsArc2.0 scaffold_23, whole genome shotgun sequence window:
- the SELENOH gene encoding selenoprotein H: MASRGRKRKAEVAVVAVAAKQEKPAGGRKAVEEATVVIEHCTSURVYARNAAALSQALRLETPELPVEVNPAKPRRGSFEVTLLRPDGSSVELWTGIKKGPPRKLKFPEPQEVVEELKKHLS; this comes from the exons ATGGCTTCTCGCGGGAGGAAGCGGAAGGCCGAGGTGGCGGTAGTCGCGGTGGCGGCGAAACAGGAGAAGCCGGCGGGCGGCCGGAAGGCAGTGGAGGAGGCGACCGTCGTGATCGAGCATTG CACGAGCTGACGCGTCTACGCGCGCAACGCCGCGGCCCTGAGCCAGGCGCTGCGCCTGGAGACCCCGGAGCTTCCCGTGGAGGTGAATCCTGCCAAGCCCCGGAGGGGCAGCTTCGAGGTGACGCTGCTGCGCCCCGATGGCAGCA GTGTGGAGCTCTGGACTGGGATTAAGAAGGGGCCCCCACGCAAACTCAAGTTCCCTGAGCCTCAAGAGGTGGTGGAGGAGCTGAAGAAGCACCTTTCGTAG
- the BTBD18 gene encoding BTB/POZ domain-containing protein 18, with protein sequence MCSPASSKILYRNPRFLRLAFLQLHHQQQTGVFCDVLLQAEGEAVPAHCCILSACSPFFTERLERERPAQGRKVVLELGGLKIRTLRKLVDFLYTSEMEVSREEAQDVLSAARQLRVSELESLQLEGGKLVKAPQGRRLNRECLQPPSAAPISARVVASSRRPRTPLPATQTPCPLGPVRLKSSGKEEGPLEKSNRQNAENLSGNLLKKKARACPTPQEKSSSPSSHSQGPRENKSDPALAPTALSPPSLYPSVDERLLPRKIRLSRSKPSPDICTSQPSSMVSGPSSVPTAPGRRLWRQKSINKVPEDKEKPGRASPLQSVPSPSGLGKTSGSKKRSPEVRAPNSDSAEEGQVGRVKLRKIVNGTCWEVVQEPPLKNSPGSPQIPEPQYSEEAAVTEPSSLNEQEQEPSSAQVDLCQASPVCSRLQDILLSASCSPEHPVVKSEFGSSLELVGKEPGLDIDCSEPYTFDPALLGQPCEAEEYRITSAAATSELEEILDFMLCGSDIEPPIGSLESPGAEGCRTPSYHLTETRKNWIEGEEWCLPDMELWPRELMGLEKEPVGENKEPIESLSPLVISSEVSEGEVLSVGGSWTPDLEITSSQPLDSQRGELHIDSLDLPQRSHEDLSPPCSNWMDTRPEVSLSMDEVLYPAPEAGKEVLGTSELLDPLSASSEEEEIDVVDWTSEGRLVPTGIPSVWPDPSSESDTEVDILT encoded by the exons ATGTGCTCTCCTGCCAGTTCCAAAATCCTATACAGGAATCCCCGGTTTCTCCGGTTAGCTTTTCTGCAGCTTCATCACCAGCAACAGACTGGTGTATTCTGTGATGTCCTTCTGCAGGCAGAAG GTGAGGCAGTCCCAGCTCATTGCTGCATCCTCTCAGCCTGCAGCCCCTTCTTCACAGAGCGCCTGGAGCGGGAGAGGCCAGCCCAGGGTCGGAAGGTGGTGCTGGAGCTGGGGGGCTTGAAAATCAGGACACTCAGGAAGCTGGTGGACTTTTTGTATACCTCAGAGATGGAAGTATCTCGAGAAGAAGCCCAGGATGTGCTTTCTGCTGCCCGTCAGCTCCGTGTATCTGAGCTGGAATCCCTTCAGCTAGAGGGTGGGAAGTTGGTGAAGGCCCCGCAGGGCCGAAGACTGAACCGGGAGTGCTTACAGCCTCCAAGTGCTGCACCGATCTCCGCCAGGGTGGTGGCGTCCAGCCGCCGCCCTCGGACTCCACTGCCTGCAACCCAGACTCCTTGTCCTCTTGGGCCGGTGAGATTGAAGTCCtcggggaaggaggaggggcccCTGGAGAAAAGCAACCGACAGAATGCAGAGAACTTGTCTGGCAATCTGCTCAAGAAGAAGGCCAGAGCTTGCCCAACTCCACAAGAAAAAAGCTCTTCACCATCAAGTCACAGTCAGGGGCCAAGAGAGAATAAGAGTGACCCTGCCCTTGCTCCTACAGCACTTTCCCCACCCAGTCTGTATCCCTCTGTGGATGAGCGGCTGCTGCCCAGAAAGATCAGACTGAGTCGCTCGAAGCCATCTCCTGATATCTGTACATCCCAGCCTTCCAGCATGGTAAGTGGACCCAGCTCAGTACCCACAGCCCCTGGCCGGCGTCTTTGGCGGCAGAAGAGTATAAATAAAGTACCAGAGGACAAGGAGAAACCAGGGAGAGCTAGTCCTCTGCAGAGCGTCCCAAGCCCATCTGGCCTTGGAAAGACAAGTGGGAGCAAGAAGCGGAGCCCTGAAGTCAGGGCACCAAACTCAGACTCTGCAGAAGAGGGGCAGGTGGGAAGAGTGAAACTTCGGAAGATTGTCAATGGGACGTGCTGGGAGGTGGTACAAGAGCCTCCCCTCAAAAACTCTCCAGGGAGCCCTCAGATCCCAGAACCTCAGTACTCAGAAGAGGCTGCTGTTACTGAACCATCCTCCCTTAACGAGCAGGAGCAGGAGCCGTCATCTGCTCAGGTAGACCTGTGTCAGGCCTCCCCGGTGTGCTCTAGGCTACAAGACATTCTGCTGTCTGCTAGCTGCTCCCCAGAACACCCGGTGGTCAAGTCGGAGTTCGGGTCCAGTCTAGAACTGGTAGGGAAGGAACCCGGGTTGGATATTGACTGCAGCGAGCCCTACACATTTGACCCAGCCCTGCTGGGGCAGCCCTGCGAAGCTGAAGAGTACCGCATCACAAGCGCTGCCGCCACGAGTGAGCTGGAGGAGATCCTGGACTTCATGCTGTGTGGCTCAGACATTGAGCCCCCCATAGGGTCTCTGGAAAGTCCCGGAGCCGAGGGCTGCAGGACCCCTAGCTATCACCTGACAGAAACCAGAAAGAACTGGATTGAAGGGGAGGAATGGTGTTTGCCAGACATGGAACTCTGGCCCAGGGAGCTTATGGGACTGGAAAAGGAACCTGTTGGTGAGAACAAAGAGCCAATTGAATCCCTTAGTCCCCTTGTCATATCCTCTGAGGTGAGTGAAGGGGAGGTACTTTCTGTAGGAGGCTCTTGGACTCCAGATCTAGAAATTACCAGTTCCCAACCACTGGATAGTCAGAGAGGTGAGCTTCATATTGACTCTCTTGACCTTCCCCAAAGGTCCCATGAggacctctcccctccctgttcAAACTGGATGGACACTAGGCCAGAAGTGTCCCTAAGTATGGATGAGGTATTATATCCTGCTCCAGAGGCAGGCAAGGAGGTACTTGGCACCTCTGAGTTGTTGGACCCACTTTCTGCCAGCTCCGAAGAGGAAGAGATTGATGTGGTGGACTGGACATCCGAGGGGAGGCTGGTGCCCACTGGTATTCCCTCTGTGTGGCCCGACCCTTCCTCAGAGTCAGACACAGAGGTGGACATACTAACGTAG